GCGAAAACAGACCGATTTTTTTGAGCATCGGATATTCTACGTGTCACTGGTGTCATGTGATGGAGAAGGATTCGTTTGAGACCAAAGAAGTTGCCGATGTTTTGAATCGATATTTTGTCAGCATCAAAGTCGATCGGGAAGAGCGTCCTGATGTTGATCAGATCTATATGGATGCAGTCGTCGGAATGCTCGGACATGGAGGATGGCCGCTTTCAGTCTTTCTTACTCCCGATTTGAAACCTTTTTATGGCGGGACCTTTTATTGGAAAACACAATTCCTCCAGCTCCTGCAGGCTCTTCATGAAGTATGGAAAGGCGACGAGCCACGTATTCGTGCATCAGCAGAAAGTATGCTTGCGCATTTTCAACAAAAATTAACGTCGAAAAACGGAAATATTCCCAACGAAAAAATTTTTGCGCATCTTCTCAAACAATATGAACAGTCTTTTGATGCTAATCATGGCGGTTTTGGAAGGGCTCCAAAGTTTCCTCAAAGCATGGCGTTGTCACTTCTCTTGCGAATTGATCGCTCTCCAGGAAAGGGCGAAGCCCCTCTTCAGATGGTAGAGACGACACTCAAAAAAATGGCGTATGGTGGAATGTACGATCATCTCGGTGGAGGATTCCATCGTTATTCCACTGATGATCAGTGGCTTGTTCCGCATTTTGAAAAAATGCTGTATGACAATGCACTTCTCGTTGTTTCCTATCTTGAAGCATATCAACTCACGAAAAATGAAATGTACGCTTCTGTTGCGCGTGAAACGCTGGATTATATTTTGCGCGACATGACCTCTTCGCAGGGAGGCTTCTTTTCTGCAGAAGATGCGGATAGTGAGGGAGAAGAGGGGAAGTTTTATGTCTGGACAAAACAAGAACTCAAAAATATTCTTTCTCCCGAAGAGTTTCGTTTGGTGGAAAAAGTTTATGAGATTACAGAACAAGGAAATTTTGAACATCACACGAACATCCTGAGCATGTCGAAGGATGTCAATTGGTCGATCAAACAGGATCCCTTTCTCCAGAGTGCACATCAAAAACTTTTTGCCGTTCGTAAAAAACGTATTCATCCTTCCAAAGACGATAAAATTCTAACGAGCTGGAATGGCCTCATGATTTCAGCAATGGCAAAAGGGTATCAGGTGTTGGAAGATGAGCGATATTTGAAAGCAGCGCAGCAGGCCGCTTTGTTTCTAAGGAATACATTATATGTAGGGGCGAGCGGTGCTCGCCCGGGCGACTGCCAGTCGCCCCTACGACGTCGTTATCGTGATGGAGAAGCAAAATTTAGCGCGACACTCGAAGACTATGCGTATCTTATTTCCGGACTCATTGATCTCTACGAATCTGATTTTAATGCTCAATGGATTGAGTGGGCACTTCTTTTACAAAAAGAGGCGGAAGCCTTTTGGGATGAAGAAGAAAAAGTTTTCTTCTCTGCTGATCCACGCGCAACAGATTTAATTGTTCGTAAAAAAGATCTGCACGATGGTGCAATGCCATCGGCAAATTCGATCAGTATTCTCAATCTTCAACGTCTTTATGCTTTGACCTTCAAAGAAAACTATCGAGAAAAAGCGGAGCAGATGCTTCAAGCGCTGGGTGAGGTGATGATCCGTCATTTGCGAGGTTTTGAATCAGCTTTTATTGCGCTCGATTTTTTCTTGGCTCGACCCAAAGCAATCGCGATTGTGGGAGAGAAAGAGAGCTCTTCCACCAAAGATTTTCTTCGTTACCTTCGCACCCATTTTCTTCCGAACAAAGTGGTAGCGTTAGGAGAAGGAGTTGAGCTTACAAAGGCTCGTCCCATGCTCGATGGCAAAACAGCATTTTATATTTGTGAAGGAAATGTTTGCAAAAAACCAACTACTGATCTCGAAGAGGCAAGGAAGCTTACCAATAACTGACTGTCAGTTATTGGTATTCAGCGATTGCTGACTCTAAAAATAAAGTTGCTTCTTTGCTTAGCGCTAAGTAATATAGGTTCATGAATACACGTCAACTTGCTAAAATTTTAGGTCGTCGAGGAGGGAGGGCTCGTGCCAAGAGCTTGTCTGGAGAGGAGAAAAGGAAAATAGCTTCTCTTGGTGGGAAATCTCGGGCTAAGTCACTTCAAGCAGCAAGGCATGTGAGGGAAAACTTTCGTTATCTCGAAACCATACAGGTGTTGGGAGCACGTAATCGCAAAATAAAACGTCTCAAAAATTTTAAGGGACGTCTTCCTGGAATTTATGTCTGATGCATCAAATTATCTTGAGGATGTAGGAATTATTCTCGATAAACTTGAAGATGTGGGATTCAGGCCGATTCTCGTTGGCGGAATGGCTCTAGCTCTTCTTGGATCTCGACGTGTGACACGCGATTTTGATTTTTTGATTTCCAACCCAGAAGATCGTCTTCAAGCACTGGTCGATATTTTTTATCAAAACGGATTGGAATTAGCGGCTCGAGTAGACAAAAATGGAGAGATTACAGCAACGATTGAGAATCGTCGAGTTGCCGTACTTCGGCTTCGTATGGATAAACCTTCAAGTATTTATTTTTTCAATCCCACGACAGGACTTCGCATCGATCTCCTCTTCGATTTTCCTCTGGCTGCGTCTGAACTGGCAAAACGTGCTCAAAAGATAAAAGTTCAATCATATATCTTTTATGTGGCATCTGAAAAAGATCTCCTGAGATTAAAAGAAATTGCAAAGTTAGATCGCAATTCTCCCTTTGATGCTCAAGACATCGCTTTTCTGAAAGCGCGGAGAAAAAAACCAAAACTGTAAATTATATTTGAGGAATACCTTGTTCTTCTGCAGAAGAAGTCTGTGCTTGAGATGGTAAACGTATTCCATACAATTTTTCAGCGCATTGAATGACTTCACGATAACGATGAGGAAAAATATTTTCCGCGTCATTTGTCATGAGAATCGGAATGGGAAAAAATGAATTGAACATTGCAGCAGCAGCATTTGACGATACTAACATGCGCAGTCCTCGCTGCGCATCCCACGCATAATCAAAGGTGCCATCATCATCAATATCAAATTCAAAACGATCGCCATGGATTCGAAGAGTGATGTAATCATCAGGAGAGAGAGTGTCTTTCCCTTCGCAACCGCTTCCAAAGAGTGTTCCAACATCGATCAAGAAGGAGGGTAATCCGAGAAGTTCAAACGAGGAGAGGTACACAGACCAGTCGGCCAGATCAAAGGGGACACGAACCGTCGAGATCGACGAAGGATTCGTCATACTTCTTCTATCGGCACGGCCTCAAAAAGGTTTCTCGGTTTTTAGTGTTTTAAATTGCAGATTGCAAAGAAAAGTTTCCTCACGATACGGTGCATTTATGGTTTCCCTTGCCGAAAAAAACTGTATCTCCTGTAAAGGAGGCGTGGCTCCTCTCAAGGGCGAAGCCCTTCGGCTACTTCAGTGCGATCTGGGAAATAACTGGAACATTGTTGAAGATCATCATCTTGAAAAAGAGTTTTCTTTCAAGAATTTTAAAGAGGCACTCGCCTTTACTAATAAGATTGGTGCTCTTGCAGAAGAGCAAGGTCATCATCCCGATGTTTTTCTGTCATGGGGAAAAGTGAAAATTCACATCTGGACGCATAAAATTGATGGTTTAACTGAAAACGATTTTATTCTGGCAGCCAAGATTGATCAGCTTTGACCAGTCTTCTTCTGCTTATTCGTAATGTGTCCACATTCTGATGATTTTGATAATTTTTTCTTCTTTGTAAACCTGATAGACAAGTCGATATTGAATATTGATGCGACGGGAGTAAGCACCGGTTAAATCACCAAGAAGTTTTTCGTACGGTGGCGGAGTTTGAAATGGATTTTTTTCCAGTAGTTGAAGAAGTTTTTCTGCTTGTGATTTAAGCACGGCGTATTTGATTTTGAGAGCGTCTTTTTGAGACTGTTTTGTATAGACCAGTTTCCACATCTACCATTTCAACTTTCGCGAACATTTGCTGAGAGGAGTTGCGAGCCCCTTTTTGATCGATTCTCGCATTTGAGGCATAGAAGTCAGATAAAGCGTTTCCTGAATCGATTTCCAATCTTCCTCTGAAACCAACACGCCATTATTTCTCTTTCCCGTGATGAGTACGGGCTCGTGCGATTCTGCAACGTCGTCAAGGAGACGATAGAGATCACTTCTCGCTTGGCTGGCTGTTCTGCTACCCATAAAATCTCCTCTCGGAAGAGATCGTACGTTATTACGTACGTCATGTCAATGAGGATTTTTGATGATAGGCAACCTTTTTCATCTTCATCCGATAATCCTTATGGAGGATGTATGGGATTACTCAATATTGATACCGCATTCCTTGCAGGTTTTCGGGGCAAAGCTTTTGCAGAAACGCTCCGAGTCACATTTCGTCCGCTTCAGTCTCAGAAGGATCCTGTAGTCGTCGAGCTCGGAGCGCAGGGGACGGTATGGACCGAGGCAGATAAAGGTGGAATGGCCGTTCAGTTTCTTGCGGGTCTTCGAATTCAACCCTTTTCATTTGGCTATCTTGCTTTCTGGTTGGGCGTTGGCGGTGGAGCCAATGAAAGAGATACAGGACATGCCCTCTCTTTCGCGGGGCGAGTTGGCTTTGATATATTTCACGACATTCTTTCTGGTGAAATTGCTCTCAGTCACGAAGTTTTTAATCACGGTCCAAATACTATGGTGAGTAACACTCAAGCTCTTACCGGCTTTGCCTTTCATATCGATCTGTAATCTTTTCATTTCTTGAAGAGAAGTACTTGCAATTCCCCACAACATCTTTAAAGAACTCTTCTTATGAACGACCCAAAAATCAAAAAACTTTATCGCCAATGCTATGAGCAGATGCGGACCATTGCGATCCTTGGTGACACACAACAACTTCTCGGCTGGGATCGTGAAACCATGATGCCCAAAAAAGGGGCTGCCAATCGTGCCGAACAAATGGCGGTCATGACAGCTCTTCTTCATGAACGCGCCACCGCGCCAGAGATTGGAGAAACGCTTCAGACTTTAAATGCAGCGACGAATACACTTTCAAGTGGAGAGCGTGCCAACGTGCGCGAATGGTTGCGCGACTATGAAAAAATAGTAAAAATTCCAAAAGCATTAGCCACTGAAATTTCACGTACGACATCTCGTGCACACGATGTTTGGATTGAAGCGCGGCAGAAAAAAGATTTTTCTCTCTTTGCTCCATGGCTCTCTAAAATTATCAAACTCTCGACAGAAAGAGCAGAAGCTATTGGATACACTGGCTCACGTTATAATGCTCTTCTCGATGGATTCGAACCATACATGACAGTGGATGAGCTCGATCCGATTTTGGATGATGTTCGTCGTCACACTCTTTCTTTTCTCGAAGCTATTTGTCATTCCACGATAAAAGCGAAGACTTCATTTCTACATAAACGTTATCCTATTCCACAGCAGGAAGCTGTCAGTCGCATGATTATGGAGCGAATTGGACTGACATCAGATGGGACTCGTCTTGATCGAGCTGTCCATCCATTTTGCAGCGGAGCACATCCTGATGATGTTCGTATGACGACACGGTATTCTGAAATAAACTTCCCACAGTCGATATCGACGGTCATGCACGAAGGGGGACATGCGATCTATCAACAGCAGCTCGATATTCAGCATTTTGGAACCCCCCTTGCTGATCCTATCTCGCTTGGTATTCACGAATCGCAATCCCGCACATGGGAACATTTAGTTGGGAGCAGTTGGGCTTTCACTTCGTTTCTGTTTCCGAAATTGAAAAAACTTTTCCCGCAGCAACTTCAATATGTGAAGGCGCGTGATTATTATAAAGCTGTCAATTCAGTACAGCCGAGTTTCATTCGTGTTGATTCCGATGAAGTGACGTACAATCTCCACATTGTGCTTCGTTATGAACTTGAACGAGGATTATTTGAAGGAAAGATAAAGGTGAAAGATTTGCCAGCGCTCTGGAATGAAAAGATGAAAAAATATTTAGGTATTATTCCTCACAATGATGCTCTTGGGGTTCTTCAAGATACGCACTGGTCCTGGGGAGCTTTTGGATATTTCCCAACCTATACGCTTGGGAATCTGTATGCTGCACAATTTTGGACAAAAATTCAGAAGGATCTTCCAGATATTGAAGATCAGATACGCAAAGGAAAGTTTCAACCTTTGCGCGAATGGCTTCGTAAAAACATTCACACGCACGGGCGTCGTTATAGTGCAAGTGAACTGGTGAAGCGTGTGACGGGGAAGCCGTTGTCATCGCAATATTTTGTTGATTACATCAAAAAGAAGTACGGTGAGATTTATGACATCTCTTTGTAGAGTTCATTTCAAAAC
Above is a window of Deltaproteobacteria bacterium RIFCSPHIGHO2_02_FULL_44_16 DNA encoding:
- a CDS encoding 4a-hydroxytetrahydrobiopterin dehydratase; amino-acid sequence: MVSLAEKNCISCKGGVAPLKGEALRLLQCDLGNNWNIVEDHHLEKEFSFKNFKEALAFTNKIGALAEEQGHHPDVFLSWGKVKIHIWTHKIDGLTENDFILAAKIDQL
- a CDS encoding toxin of toxin-antitoxin system — protein: MWKLVYTKQSQKDALKIKYAVLKSQAEKLLQLLEKNPFQTPPPYEKLLGDLTGAYSRRINIQYRLVYQVYKEEKIIKIIRMWTHYE
- a CDS encoding antitoxin, coding for MGSRTASQARSDLYRLLDDVAESHEPVLITGKRNNGVLVSEEDWKSIQETLYLTSMPQMRESIKKGLATPLSKCSRKLKW